The sequence AGATAACAAACTAGGAACTATATTTTAATGGCTTCCACTTTCCAACCATGTAGGACTGGCAAAGAAAGTTTCATATGCTCATCAAAGATAATCTTCCCTTGGCCAACAACTAGCAAAACCACAAACAAATAACGCAGCACATAGAAAGCAATAATTGGAAAGTAGCACCATGTTTAATTTTTCAAGTAAAGATGAATTAAACAAAGGAGCACTCAGTCAGTAGGTTCAGCAAGCTTCAGTTTACTATACCTTACATGAAAACTATCAACATCAAACTCCACGTCAGGAAAATGAAAAAACCATTGGTGTTGAGGGACAAAAAATAAACCAGTAAACTCAATTAGACACAAAGCAGAGATTATATGGTGCACAACCCCAGCCATCTTGCACCAACCACAACTACCACCAATCAACAAGGTAATACTAACAAATTATATCAAATGCCAGAAGGAAAGGAACAATGCCAATGCCATGAAAAAATGCTAGTGACAAACTCACAAAGATTAGAAGAAAAAAAGGCCTCAATTCTGCCCCTTAAGTTGAAAATGCAGTAATCATGCACTTCAAAACTTCATCAGTGACTTAAAAAGATGTACAAGATTCTCGTATGTAGCATATATGATGCTAGGAATATGAGGAATCTGCGCGAAATAACTCAATAAAAAGGGAAACTAAAAGTACCCTAGTTACGGCAAATCTAAACAAATTGGAACTGGATACTGCACCAAAAGCAAGTGCAGAGTCTAATTTGAACTTGTCACTCCATCAAGATGACCAAACTAACACACCCTTAGCTGTGATAGGCACAAATTTACCAAATATCCTTTTACAGATGCCTTAGCTGAAAGGAATACATTTCCTTAGAACCCATCAGCAACTACATACAAGGAATTCGCAGTACCAATAATCAGCTCGCTCAATCACATTCTAAATAAATGGAACTTAAAGATTAAAGGAAGTAGTAGACCACAAAAAATCAGTATTGTACAAATTTCTCACTGAAGAGGATAAAGAATAGCTGAATTAACAAACAAAAAATTCTCTTCATTGTCTTTAACAGTCATGTACAAAACAAACTCTAATTAGCCATTTGATAGCTACATCATCATATATGGGCATAAAAGACTACTCTTGAATATAATCCAATCAAATTCCCCCCAAAATGTACATGTACAAAATATATTcctattataaaaataaaaaataaaaacacaaaaatatagaTTTTTAAAACTCCTAAAAGACTTacctttttttttaatgtttctATGAAATTCCTCAAATACCCTTCCATTTTGGGCTTGGCACAGGAAGTGTCGGCGACAGAGGGAGCTGCTGAAACCCTAGGTGACCGGACGGTGAAAGCAGCAGACTGGGAGACGGCAAACCGTACGGCGATTTTGGCGACGGCAAACACCCAAACGGCAGCGGCGATGACGGAAAAGCTGGAAACGGTGGTAAAACGGAAGAAGACACTGTCGGCGGCGGAGGAATGTTCTGTTGCTGCGGCAGCGGAAACGACTGAGGCGAAAACTGCGGCTGCTGCTGCGGCGGACCAACGTTGTTCCACCGCAGAGCCAGTGGTGATAACCCACTAGGACCAGAGGCGATTGAGCTCTGCAGAAACCTCATGTAAGCGGAGATCGGCGATTCCGCCGCGGCATGCACCCCTGGAAACGGCGGAAGAGGAGATAACGGCTGTGCTTGAACAGGCCGTTGACCGCCAACAAATCCACCACCACATCCAATACCTCCACCAGCAACAGCGTTAGAAGCGTTCACGAAGGGAGGAGGCCGGTTGGTAATCTGAGCAAGCGGCGGAGGACGGATCCTCTGCAACCGTGAACTCGGAGCCTTAGGCTGTTGTATAGGCGGAGGAGTAGAAATCCGTTCATGAGCAGGGGAACCAGTAAGTTTCTGAACAACATCCCTAAAATCACTCTTGTTAATATTATACACCGGTGGCTGTTGCTGCGGTTGAGGCTGCAAATTCTGAAGAGGCGGTCCCGGTGGTGGCGCGTGTTGGGTCTGCGCCTGCGGACGCGTCTGAAGATTCTGGTTGTTGTCaaaaagaggaggaggaggaggttttCTAATGGGTTTAGAAATCTTATGGGAGATTTTGTTAAGATGTTTCAAATACATATCTCTATTACCACTGCTGCTACTACTCGTAGCAGAAGTAGAATCAGCGTCACCACCAGATGAATTACAGCTTTTATTATCCATTAACAAATAAAAGAGCAGCAGAGCTGAGCTTCCAATACTTTCTCACTCTAGAACAGTCCaacactttctctctctagaaaatGGGGTTATTAGTGGGGTTGtatataataaaaaagaaaaagagtagagtatctattttttcttCCTTATCCTGCAGACTTTTTAACAAGAGAGAGGGTGACCACAGAGTAGGGacaaatatattatatataggAAATAAATAGGACTTAAAACAGTAATAAATTAAAGATTATGCCTTTTATTAGTATTAAAGTAATCAAGTTGTAAGATTACAAAGATTCAAACTTGATACAGTAAACCATGTTCCTTTTTTGCTATTTCTGTAAGACCAGAGGAAGAAAGAGAGTGaatcaaaggaagaaaaagagaggaCATGTCTGGGACTGGGGGTTAATTTAGAGGGGGAAAGGGATTTGCTTTAGCTTAAACGAAGAGAAGGGGGTAAATGAAAGgctttaaataaataaagaggAAAATTGGCTATATGTGTTTGAAGGCACAAGCGGATCCCAGAActtaaattttataaatttaatttttaatatttttaatattaaattatttatatttttaaagatataaattatatttatcatttttataattttaataaattttatatgtaaatTTATATTTcgtataaaaaattataaattcaattacATAGATTTTACAAGGAAAACTGTACATTCGTGTGTGTGTGTAGAGGAGTGTCCAAAATAATAAAGATGATGaattgatgataatgatgatgaggaGGATGCGTGTGATATCAGTTTTTGCAGATAAGAATGGAATGGGGTGTGTGTGATTACGTTGTTTTTCTGTCTTGTTCTCGAGTTGACTCGGCATAAGAAGTGAGTCTAGTGACTCGGATATGATACATTTGTACCGTGAGATTACTAAACTGATAGTGATagtaataaattatttttatttttactctagTACAGGATAAAGTTGAAAATATTGAACTGCAAAATAAATTCTAATTCTAAATTTTACAACTGACAAACTTAATAATTAGCTGCTAAATAAGAAAATTATGAGTTAGAGTTGTCTCATTTAAATGTGGAGATCACTAATCAAGTGAAAAATATAGGTACTTTGAGATTCTTATCTAAGTTTGATGTTTTTCGCGCCCTACTTAGATAATTAAATTTGATATAACGATTTAATTTAAACTCATGTTACATCAAGCACTCATCAACTTATGTAAAAACAAAAGGCAAATATTTCAAAGTAGTTTTTTGGGGGGTTTTTCACCTAGTGTTCGGTACCTATATTGGAACCCTACTAAATTCGGatttgtgacgacccgaagggtcatcaccgtagttcttccttgttccgcgctttcgaggccttgaaaacctcgcttttagttgcctcgattggcgtgcgtagttcgggcgcgtagccagaaagtttttttatgttagaatgtgtgaattatgtgaaacgtttgatgaattttggtattaatatgcaaaatgttgacatcggtcaacattttgggtaaacggacccggacctgtgattcgacggtcccggagggtccgtaaaaaaatatggaacttgggcgtgtgcccggaatcaaattctgaggtcccaagcccgagaaatgaatttttgaaagaaattgtttttctgaaatttgatatgaaaatttgaaatgaaaaggagttagaaaatataggtatcgggctcgtattttggttctgacgcccggtacaagtcttaaatatgtgttaagcactatctgtaaagtctggctaaaaacggacgtcatatgacgtgtttcggactaaaaatggagaatttgagttatgaaagttgaagaaaataaaatcatgtgtttgaggcttgatcctatgtatatgatgttattttggcgatttgatcgcacgagtaagtccgtaagatgtttttaaggttgtgtgcatgtttggtttggagctccgagggctcgggtgagttttgaatggagcccgggaggtcttggacttaagaaaatgcaggttcaggtgttgcagacaccagcgcggccgcggtcatttccgcgcggtccgcgctggagacgcgcggccgcgatgcctttctgtgcggtccgcgtggctgagtctgagggctagagTTTCAGGTCAACCagtgcggccgcgcaccaaaatagtgcggtccgcgctggaagggttcagagaagccccaatttttctcccactcggcgcggccgcaacacatttttgtgcggtccgcgccaggtcctcagaaaggtatacaagttcggaaatctcagtcatttttcacttttcaaaaacccaaaacctaagaggcgatttttcaaacaacttttcttctccaaaacgattggtaagtgatttctaacttaatttctttatcccttaacatcttttaatataatttcaacttcaaaacaaagattttcatggggaaaattgggtgttttgggtagaacctaggttttctacaaaaattgagaagttggacctcaatttggggtgcgatttaaaaacaaaccatatatttggattcatgggggaatgggtaaccgggttttggtccgaacctcgagtttcgaccacgtgggtccgggagtatttttttacctttttgggaaaaaccttgaaaaatctattttcatgcattggagatgattcatttagtaattattaatgtgattaagtaacttatgactagatccgagaggattggtggtggaatcaagaggtaaagctatactagaagcgtgagttgagtttggagcattcgaggtaagtgtttggtctaccctagcttgagggaataggagttgagTATATTTGCTACTTGTTATGTGATGTGtccgacgtataggcatggtgacgagtatctatacgttgggggtcgaacatgcccgtgagtcttgtattataattgttgtgactccgttgtattttattgcgcttcatgtgttattattattattgttcccttgttggaatgtttgttttgatagtattgttcccttgttgggatgCTTGTtttgataagtattgttcccttgttgggatggttgttttgatagtattgttctcttgccgggaaAGTTAATGAAGTAATTGTGGTTCTTGAACTTCGAGGAGCAATGACTCAAgttataatacgaattgtgaaagtttATGAGATAATTGCAtactttggagcattggctcaagtgttagagtgagttatgaaatgaaagtgaaagaaagagaaagaggcaTCAATTGTTCTATTGCCgggaaatttatattattaatgttgtccccttgccgggatctaaattgtttacttattgttcccttgccgggattcctattTTAGCCTTGTCTATTCCCTCGCCccattatttgtgattgttgcttgggtgaggaagagtgataaaagcacgaagggtgatgccgtgtattgttgtttgtgaggaaagagtgtaaagcacgaagggtcattccgtgccatgatataaatgttaatgcacgaagggcaTTCCGTGCAATGATAtaaatgttaatgcacgaagggtcattccgtgccatgatatgaatgttaatgcacgaaggatcattccgTGCCATCATTATGTGAGGTAAAGCACGAAGGAAAATGCCGTGTACtttatatgattgatttggtgagaacgagagtaaaagcacgaaggatgatgctgtGCAACTGTTGTTTTCCTACTCACTGTTgatgtgtttacttgttattaacaattcaagtgtattaactagTTAGGTCCCTTTACTGTTGTGACCCATTGTGTTCGAATCCATAGTGTTTACGATACCTCgccttatttatttgtttgtgttcaaaactccaaatttcaaaaaaattgtcacatttttaactcaattgatttctcgtattaaaggtactaattcattcgatattgtacagtaattgaaaagggtattttctttatcaaatgatttcagaaataaataaataataacgtcatctttttttgttgatttcctaattgcgTTGGGAgatgtactctactttatgttaagtgaatgaggctccttgaacatttttaattgtattgggttatggaacctatgagctgagtaacatgagaatattgttgtgtaatgtgagacagaaatatgtgggcacaaggtgccggggaaaatattatggttttatttaatggcacgtgagctgtccgtgcggttgtgacataAATGTGGGAACGAGGTGCTGTGAAATTtcgaaagtgggctgagacctatattatttatgattatgatatgaggtgtcacaaggtgacttttactcgaaagaattatattcgaaagatgcttatatgaaagatatctatttgaaggaaatatattcaaaatatatttattgaaaaacatattatcttagagattattacttgaaggatttataagcgaaagatttatatttgaaggacttgattaattgattgcacttgtatttgttatttgttgagaagaaattttggtgttcttgttgcctgctatttatatcattggttgatcatcgttgccattattattatttgcttcatattattttgtacgctataaactgcacaggtttatgtgagtgtctggtcctagccttgttactacttcgtcggggtAGGCTAGAcccttaccagcacatggggtcggttgtgctgatactacacttctgtacatttttgtgtacagatccatgCCTTTGATCGACGGTAGCTattcgttgcggtggagactcaaggtaaacctgctataGCATTCGCagtcctcagagtcaccttcaattgtacttatttccatttgttccctttgcttcggaacagtgatgtaatcatattgtataactactcttagaaaggcttgtgacttgtactaccggttttgggaattgtattttgttcagagtaatttaatttaaagttagtgaatacccatattattacagtaaatgttaggcttacctagtttagaaactaggtgccatcacgacttctttgaagggatttttgggtcgtgacagttggtatcagagctctaggttcatatgtgctacaagtcataagcgagtttagtagagtcttgcggatcggtacggagacgtctgtacttatcttcgagaggctacagaactagtaggaaaaatttccacttcattcatcccttatcgtgcaacatttattcagcttgaagcatatatcttatgttcttttgcatccactcatgtatgGAATTGCGCACTACGCCAATGGTTTGTGATACCGTAAAAGGTTATAAGAGAGCCAGGGCTActcaaccattgttaccacgTGTCGTTCAGATTTGAAGATATGGAAGCGCAAAAAGATCTTTCAGTTGTGCGCATGGGGGTGCATCAGATTCTGACATTTGGTTGATAAGTAATATCTTAAGAGGGCTTAATTAgttgcctaatcatcacaatcgtggcatggtcacgaggtggatgtagatccgAAGATAGTTGGTGATATTAGAGATAATGTGGTttgtatgggatttctatttggCGGAAGGTACATATTAGCAAGCCAAGAcactggaggaagcgagtttaattgtcacgaggatgacatgcgccaaataaatagcttgaggtgtcttatgaccggtgtcgTACGAGCGATAAAGGTTATTATTGTGAATCATCGGAATGTTTCATATGGCTTCGTGCTAAGTgaagggagtccactatcaacgatcaaattgtggggtcatgtgtcatatcagttttggcctgagatgtaatTATGTGGTATTCAAAGGTTCTCTGAAACTTGTATATGAgtaagagctgagatttgtataGGAAGATGTTGGGACTTTCGATATTCCTGTGTCCATAATAATTCTACATTTGGGTATTAGCAGGGACatggaaacaatttcagaatactcgtAGTGCTCCAATTAATCAGGGCACTCTCATGGGACAGtcatcttttaatgcaccactggcATATGATTCCTTCAATGGTTATCCTAGTTATCCGACACAGACTCAGAATGAGCAGCCGAACTGTAGATGAGTTGTTATGaatgtggtgatactaggaacatcatgagaaattgtcccagacttgggagaaacCTACTTTAGTAGAATAGTCAATACACACTCCATTATAGTTACTAATCTACATACACTACAAGTTAGAGATAGAGGACGAGCGGGTAGATgacgcctaagaggtggaggcccaacCCATTGATATGGTTGCTATGGTGTGGCTGaggccactacaccagatggtgtcgttacaggtacgattcCGATTGTtataaaaaggatatttttccttaatttgatttggttataaaaattgaggcgagtcctcctattatgctccgcttatgggtgagcttcgtaattttgtgacccacttttAAGTTTATCCCTGTTGAAAGATTTGATGATGTTGGCCCGTGtatatcattttattttgtacactattaagggctataagtccaaaagaaaaaaaaattactttctattactcactacagtggattt is a genomic window of Nicotiana tabacum cultivar K326 chromosome 16, ASM71507v2, whole genome shotgun sequence containing:
- the LOC107825341 gene encoding VQ motif-containing protein 9-like — its product is MDNKSCNSSGGDADSTSATSSSSSGNRDMYLKHLNKISHKISKPIRKPPPPPLFDNNQNLQTRPQAQTQHAPPPGPPLQNLQPQPQQQPPVYNINKSDFRDVVQKLTGSPAHERISTPPPIQQPKAPSSRLQRIRPPPLAQITNRPPPFVNASNAVAGGGIGCGGGFVGGQRPVQAQPLSPLPPFPGVHAAAESPISAYMRFLQSSIASGPSGLSPLALRWNNVGPPQQQPQFSPQSFPLPQQQNIPPPPTVSSSVLPPFPAFPSSPLPFGCLPSPKSPYGLPSPSLLLSPSGHLGFQQLPLSPTLPVPSPKWKGI